Sequence from the Methanobrevibacter arboriphilus genome:
TACGATAATAATTTCTAGCTCCTATTCCACTAATTATTACCATTTTATCTTTACTATTTTCAATAGCTATTTGTTCAGCTTTTTTAAGGAGTTTTTCTCCAAAACCTGTGTGCTGACCAATATTTTTTCCTTTTGATCCTATTTCTAGCATATTTCCATAAACATGAAGTTCTCTAACTATTGCTGTTGATTTTGTAATTTCTTTTCTATGAGCTTTCTCTGAGGGGAATCTTAATCTTAAAAAGCCAGCTATGGTTTCTTCTGTATCCTCTTCAAAAGATAAGAAAATTTCTTTACCTTCAGTAGCTTCATATTCCTCTTTAAATAGTTTAAAATCATTATAATTTAATTTTAAGTCTTTTTTTGATTTATTTATTTTATGACCTATCTCTCTGCACCTTATACATTTACAGTTTACTTTTTCTTCCTCAAGTTTATTATAAACAAGTTCTCCAAGGTTTGATTTTTTCACTCCTGCTTCTATTAGTTTAGCTGGAATATCTCTTTGGATTCGCATTGTTCTTACCCATTTTGGAAGAATTTTCTTAATTTTAACAATTAAATTTACAGCTTCTTCATCTGTATAGGGGGTATATTCTCCTTTTTTCCATAAATCATATAATTTACTTCCTTTTGTTACAAGACAAGGGTAAATTTTTAACATATCTGGTTTAAAGTTTGGATTTTTGAATAATTTTTTAAACATTTCATAATCTTCATCAGGAGTTTGGAGTAATCCTGGCATAAGATGCATAGCTACTTTAATTCCAGAATCTCTAAGTATCTGATTTGCATTTATAACATCTTGTATTGTATGGCCTCTTTCCATTTTTTCATATATGTCATCATATAAGGTTTGAACTCCAAGTTCTACTCTTGTAACTCCCATTTTAAGCATTCTATTTACATCTTCTATCTTACAAAAATCTGGTCTTGTTTCAAATGTCATTCCTATGCAACGAACTTTTGCATCTTCATTAGCTTTTTGAACATCTTCGAGTAGAACATAATCATATGGAGGATATGTTTTAACCTTTTTAAAACTATCTTCTTTAAAATCATCTTTTTTAGAACTATTCTTTTTAGAGTTACCTCCAAAATCATTCATTGCTTTTAAACATTGTGATATAAACCATTCTTGGTATGATGATTCTCTTGAAGGAAATGTTCCTCCCATTATTATTAGTTCTACCTTATCTATGGGGTGTCCTACTGTAGACAACTGTTTAAGTCGATTATATGTTTGATCATATGGATGAAATTTAAACATTCTAGCTCTAAGTGCTGCTGGTTCTTCTCCAGTATAGCTAGGAGGTGCAACATCACTTTCTGGACAATAAAAACATCTTCCATGTGGACATTCATGAGGATGGCACATAACTGCAACAATAGCTACTCCAGATATAGTTCTTGTAGGCTTCTTTCTAAGAACATTTGATACTATTTCCCTTTCTTCATCTGTTGTACATTCTAAAATTTCAGTATTACTCATGAACTTAGGTAGATCATAATCTCTACAAACTTTTCTTTTAGCTATTTCTAAATCACGCCTTGTAACTATTTTTCCATTTATAATTTCATTAATTATAATTTGACATGCTTTTTCCATAGCTATTCTCCATTATTTCCCATTTTAATTAGCTTTATTTTTTATGTAAAAATTTATATCAATTATTATGCATTGAATTTTTCATATGTCTAATAGTTTTTATTATGTTTTTATTATTATTAAAATCTGTTTCTTAAATATTTTTAAAATTTTTATTTGATTTTTTGTTTGATTTTTTAGTTTTAATAACTTTTTTAGATATTTTTTTAGATAATATAGATAATTATATATATTTTTTAATACAATATTTATTATAATTATTATATAAAAAAGGTATTATTACAAAAAAGAGATTATTATAAAATAATATTATAAAATATTATAAAGATATTCAAATATATTGCAAAGATAGTATTATTAACCCAAAAATATTGATATTAAGAAATTATTGATGATATTGATATTATAATCTATCAATTTAATAATTGATTTTTTAGTAATTCTTTAATATCTTTTTAGTAAGTTAGTAACTTTTAGTATTTTTTATTATTTCGGAGGGATTAAATGAGAATTAAAGACTTATTAGGAATGCAAGTACTGGATATTGATGCAATGGACATTGGAAAAGTTACTGATGTTGATTTTAATGAAACAAGCGGTCAAATAAATAAGATAGCTGTTTCTTTAAAGAAAAACATTTTGTCTCATGATGAAGTTTTAGTTCATTTTGACAACATTAAAAGTATTGGGGATTATGTTTTATTGAAAATAAATATTGAGAATAAATAATTCTTAAAATAAAATCATTTAAAATAGAAAATTAGAATTATGATTATTATATGGTTAAATCTTATTATCTAGTTAGATCTTATTATTTAGCTAAATTTTATTAT
This genomic interval carries:
- a CDS encoding tRNA uridine(34) 5-carboxymethylaminomethyl modification radical SAM/GNAT enzyme Elp3, with protein sequence MEKACQIIINEIINGKIVTRRDLEIAKRKVCRDYDLPKFMSNTEILECTTDEEREIVSNVLRKKPTRTISGVAIVAVMCHPHECPHGRCFYCPESDVAPPSYTGEEPAALRARMFKFHPYDQTYNRLKQLSTVGHPIDKVELIIMGGTFPSRESSYQEWFISQCLKAMNDFGGNSKKNSSKKDDFKEDSFKKVKTYPPYDYVLLEDVQKANEDAKVRCIGMTFETRPDFCKIEDVNRMLKMGVTRVELGVQTLYDDIYEKMERGHTIQDVINANQILRDSGIKVAMHLMPGLLQTPDEDYEMFKKLFKNPNFKPDMLKIYPCLVTKGSKLYDLWKKGEYTPYTDEEAVNLIVKIKKILPKWVRTMRIQRDIPAKLIEAGVKKSNLGELVYNKLEEEKVNCKCIRCREIGHKINKSKKDLKLNYNDFKLFKEEYEATEGKEIFLSFEEDTEETIAGFLRLRFPSEKAHRKEITKSTAIVRELHVYGNMLEIGSKGKNIGQHTGFGEKLLKKAEQIAIENSKDKMVIISGIGARNYYRKFGYELEGPYMVKKLI
- a CDS encoding PRC-barrel domain-containing protein, with protein sequence MRIKDLLGMQVLDIDAMDIGKVTDVDFNETSGQINKIAVSLKKNILSHDEVLVHFDNIKSIGDYVLLKINIENK